The following proteins are encoded in a genomic region of Brachyhypopomus gauderio isolate BG-103 unplaced genomic scaffold, BGAUD_0.2 sc51, whole genome shotgun sequence:
- the cunh2orf68 gene encoding UPF0561 protein C2orf68 homolog: MEVLQDTESEPLRYKPGGRLDMNHGFLHHIRRNQIARDDYDKEVKQAKEQQKRRMRRAPPRGPRRPDREVYHLRARNGSEAGPGVGAEDWNESGSSTEQETTGSQLFWLDYQADNGVVTSFIVYKEEEPESVVERVEEKNVLDVAMRAVLLARIEQEMDKRRNKR, translated from the exons ATGGAGGTTTTACAGGATACAGAGAGCGAACCACTCAGATACAAGCCTGGAGGCCGTTTGGACATGAATCACGGTTTCTTACACCACATCCGGAGAAACCAGATCGCCAG GGACGATTACGACAAGGAGGTCAAACAGGCGAAGGAGCAGCAGAAGCGGCGCATGCGCAGAGCGCCCCCACGCGGCCCGCGCAGACCCGACAGAGAGGTGTACCACCTCCGCGCACGCA ACGGCTCAGAGGCCGGACCAGGTGTGGGAGCGGAGGACTGGAACGAGAGTGGCTCCAGCACCGAGCAGGAGACCACAGGCAGCCAACTTTTCTGGCTCGACTATCAAGCCGACAACGGCGTTGTGACGTCCTTCATCGTGTACAAG GAGGAGGAACCAGAGAGTGTGGTGGAacgggtggaggagaagaatgTTCTAGATGTAGCCATGAGGGCAGTGCTGTTGGCACGGATCGAACAGGAAATGGATAAACGGCGCAATAAACGCTGA